A section of the Macadamia integrifolia cultivar HAES 741 chromosome 9, SCU_Mint_v3, whole genome shotgun sequence genome encodes:
- the LOC122089728 gene encoding uncharacterized protein LOC122089728, producing the protein MAERLSDLLPRLVSDEQGAFQKGKIILSNIGLASELANLLHTSVRGGGIGIKIDVQKAYDTLSWDFLFVVLKKFGFSDVWLAWIHEILVSSRISVLLNGGPVGFFGVEKEEVLCRGLNGLLKEGKLKALPGPRGAIVPSHLLFVDDIFIFMNVRAKHVRCMREFLIKYQEFSGQKISLEKSKVFFGKVVPHSKRYVSDLLGIPICSLPMRYLGVEIFKGTVKKDRMLPLMDKIKSRLQGWQGKLLSMASRAELIRSVILGMPIHNFSIYWWPESVIKTVERWIRNFLWSGDISTVKKITVKWEEICRPKEEGGLGIRRLRDVNCTVLSKLVWQMKHEGSTFSSFLRARFVNEGGDLKKGYRASSVFKGIVKMWNFVSLSERWMVGTGEDICFGRIDG; encoded by the exons ATGGCTGAGAGGTTATCTGACCTTCTTCCTCGATTGGTGTCAGATGAGCAAGGGGCGTTCCAGAAAGGTAAGATTATTTTATCAAATATTGGATTAGCCTCTGAGCTTGCTAATTTGTTACATACATCTGTCAGAGGGGGTGGCATAGGTATTAAGATTGACGTGCAGAAAGCCTATGACACATTgtcatgggattttctttttgtggtcttgaaaaaatttggcttctcGGATGTGTGGTTAGcttggattcatgaaatcttgGTATCTTCTAGAATTTCAGTGTTATTGAATGGTGGTCCAGTGGGTTTCTTTGGAGTTGAGAAag aaGAAGTGTTGTGCAGGGGTCTAAATGGTCTATTAAAGGAGGGAAAACTGAAGGCGCTCCCTGGTCCTAGAGGTGCTATTGTCCCCAGTCATCTGCTTTTCGTGGATGATATCTTTATCTTCATGAACGTCAGAGCAAAACATGTTAGATGTATGAGAGAGTTCCTGATTAAATACCAAGAATTTTCTGGCCAAAAAATAAGCTTGGAGAAGAGTAAGgttttttttggcaaagtcGTCCCTCACAGTAAGAGGTATGTTTCTGATTTGCTGGGTATCCCAATTTGCTCTCTTCCGATGAGGTATCTTGGGGTTGAGATCTTCAAAGGCACTGTCAAGAAGGATAGGATGCTTCCTcttatggataaaattaaatctcgATTACAGGGATGGCAAGGCAAACTCCTTTCAATGGCTAGTCGTGCAGAGCTCATTCGGTCTGTGATCTTAGGTATGCCTattcataatttttccatttattggtggcctgaatcGGTGATTAAAACGGTGGAGCGCTGGATTAGGAATTTCCTATGGTCTGGGGATATTTCCACAGTGAAGAAAATCACTGTGAAATGGGAAGAGATATGCcggcctaaggaggaagggggtttagGTATCAGGCGATTGAGGGATGTCAACTGTACGGTGCTTAGCAAACTTGTGTGGCAAATGAAGCATGAAGGATCTACTTTTAGTTCCTTTTTGCGGGCTAGATTTGTGAATGAAGGTGGAGACCTCAAGAAGGGTTATAGAGCATCTTCGGTGTTTAAAGGAATTGTGAAGATGTGGAACTTTGTATCTCTATCTGAGCGATGGATGGTGGGTACAGGTGAGGACATTTGTTTTGGAAGGATCGATGGATAG